In Streptomyces sp. NBC_00483, a single window of DNA contains:
- the nrdR gene encoding transcriptional regulator NrdR, protein MHCPFCRHPDSRVVDSRTTDDGTSIRRRRQCPDCSRRFTTVETCSLMVVKRSGVTEPFSRTKVINGVRKACQGRPVTEDALAQLGQRVEEAVRATGSAELTTHDVGLAILGPLQQLDLVAYLRFASVYRAFNSLEDFESAIAELREQTPGAETDGADEERTQSECGPGGTVEVPVPAHAAD, encoded by the coding sequence ATGCACTGCCCCTTCTGTAGGCATCCCGACAGCCGTGTCGTCGACAGCCGCACCACCGACGACGGCACGTCGATCCGCCGGCGCCGTCAGTGTCCGGACTGCTCCCGTCGTTTCACGACGGTGGAGACGTGTTCGCTGATGGTCGTGAAGCGGAGCGGGGTGACCGAACCCTTCAGCCGCACCAAGGTCATCAATGGCGTACGCAAGGCGTGTCAGGGGCGTCCGGTCACCGAGGACGCCCTCGCCCAGCTCGGCCAGCGGGTCGAGGAGGCGGTGCGCGCCACCGGAAGCGCCGAACTGACCACGCACGACGTGGGCCTGGCCATACTCGGCCCGCTTCAGCAGCTGGACCTCGTTGCCTACCTGCGGTTCGCGTCCGTGTACCGGGCGTTCAACTCGCTGGAGGATTTCGAGTCGGCGATCGCGGAACTGAGGGAACAGACGCCCGGCGCCGAAACGGACGGCGCGGACGAAGAGCGCACACAGAGCGAGTGCGGGCCCGGAGGGACTGTAGAAGTCCCGGTGCCCGCCCACGCCGCCGACTGA
- a CDS encoding IucA/IucC family protein: MPNPPVAPSSEEPTELYDPPELTSGNWARAGARLLAKLIGEFAYEDILRPTALAPSGPGYRPYALPLLAGRPDGAGGGEVSAREGSGEEAGAKDAAGGTFHFRARRGAYGSWQVDPASMEWEPGLPGKDGPTGHAEREPTGTAGPAGPAGPAGTASAEGGREPVTDPLTFLLRAKYALGLDGSTLGHLIRELTVTLAADARLDHTSLTAPQLADLGYAELEGHQTGHPWLVLNKGRLGFSATDTSRWAPESRRPTRLPWIAVHTGLATYRGVAALEDPASLYDGELDGPTRELFAQALRARGLDPAAYLYLPVHPWQWDDIVLPLFAPSIATNDIVPLPTDGDLRLPQQSIRTFLNTARPDRHTVKLPLSIFNTLVWRGLPTERTWAAPAVTAWVHALRDADPFLSDECRVVLLGEVASVTVEHPLYDGLDEVPYQYKELLGAIWREPLSRHLAPGERARTLASLLHSDTEGRAFVAELVARSGLDPKTWLRRLFAALLPPLLRFLYRYGTVFSPHGENAIVVFDDQDVPVRLAVKDFVDDVNISSEPLPEHDSMPDDVREVLLTEDPAFLTQFIHSGLFVGVFRYLAPLYEEQLGLPEDEFWALVRAEILRHHARFPELKERYEMFDLLTPEIERLCLNRNRLHLDGYRDRADRPHAAVHGTVANPLHQP, encoded by the coding sequence GTGCCGAATCCGCCCGTCGCCCCGAGTTCCGAAGAGCCGACCGAGCTGTACGACCCGCCCGAGCTGACGTCCGGGAACTGGGCCAGGGCGGGCGCCCGACTGCTGGCCAAGCTGATCGGCGAATTCGCGTACGAGGACATCCTGCGACCGACGGCCCTCGCCCCGTCCGGCCCCGGATACCGTCCCTACGCCCTGCCGCTCCTGGCTGGCCGGCCCGACGGAGCGGGCGGCGGGGAGGTCAGTGCGAGGGAGGGCAGCGGCGAAGAGGCCGGCGCGAAGGATGCGGCCGGCGGCACCTTTCATTTCCGCGCCCGCCGCGGCGCGTACGGCAGTTGGCAGGTCGACCCGGCGAGCATGGAATGGGAACCCGGTCTGCCGGGCAAGGACGGGCCGACCGGCCATGCGGAACGGGAGCCGACCGGGACAGCCGGACCAGCCGGACCAGCCGGACCAGCCGGAACGGCCTCGGCCGAAGGCGGACGCGAGCCCGTCACCGATCCGCTCACCTTCCTCCTCCGTGCCAAGTACGCGCTCGGCCTCGACGGCAGCACCCTCGGCCATCTCATCCGCGAACTCACCGTCACCCTCGCCGCCGACGCCCGCCTCGACCACACATCGCTCACCGCGCCGCAGTTGGCCGACCTCGGATACGCGGAACTCGAGGGGCACCAGACCGGCCACCCCTGGCTCGTACTGAACAAGGGGCGTCTCGGGTTCTCCGCGACCGACACCTCGCGCTGGGCACCGGAATCGCGCCGCCCCACCCGCCTTCCGTGGATCGCCGTGCACACCGGCCTCGCCACCTACCGAGGCGTCGCGGCGCTGGAGGACCCCGCCTCCCTCTATGACGGCGAACTCGACGGTCCGACCCGTGAGTTGTTCGCGCAGGCGCTCCGGGCGCGCGGCCTGGACCCGGCGGCGTATCTCTATCTCCCGGTGCATCCCTGGCAGTGGGACGACATCGTGCTGCCGCTCTTCGCGCCGTCCATCGCCACGAACGACATCGTTCCACTGCCCACGGACGGTGATCTGCGCCTGCCCCAGCAGTCCATCCGTACGTTCCTGAACACGGCGCGTCCCGACCGGCACACAGTGAAGTTGCCGCTGTCCATCTTCAACACCCTTGTATGGCGCGGACTTCCGACAGAGCGGACCTGGGCCGCTCCTGCCGTCACCGCATGGGTGCACGCACTGCGCGATGCGGACCCCTTCTTGAGTGACGAATGCCGCGTCGTCCTGCTGGGTGAGGTCGCGTCCGTGACCGTGGAGCACCCGCTGTACGACGGGCTCGACGAAGTCCCCTACCAGTACAAGGAATTGCTGGGCGCGATCTGGCGCGAGCCCCTCTCCCGGCACCTCGCCCCTGGGGAGCGCGCCCGAACGCTCGCCTCCTTGTTGCACAGCGACACTGAAGGGCGCGCGTTCGTTGCGGAGCTCGTCGCCCGCTCGGGCCTGGACCCGAAGACATGGCTCCGTAGGCTCTTCGCCGCCCTGCTGCCCCCACTGCTGCGCTTTCTCTACCGCTACGGAACGGTCTTCTCTCCTCACGGAGAGAACGCCATCGTCGTCTTCGACGACCAGGACGTGCCCGTGCGGCTCGCGGTCAAGGACTTCGTGGACGACGTCAACATCAGTTCGGAGCCGCTGCCCGAGCACGACTCCATGCCCGACGACGTGCGCGAGGTCCTGCTCACGGAGGACCCTGCGTTCCTCACCCAGTTCATCCATTCGGGACTCTTCGTGGGCGTCTTCCGCTACCTGGCGCCGTTGTACGAGGAGCAACTCGGGCTGCCCGAGGACGAGTTCTGGGCCCTGGTGCGCGCCGAGATCCTGCGCCACCACGCCCGCTTCCCGGAGCTCAAGGAGCGGTACGAGATGTTCGACCTGCTCACCCCGGAGATCGAGCGCCTGTGCCTCAACCGCAACCGGCTGCATCTCGACGGCTACCGCGACCGCGCCGACCGCCCGCACGCGGCCGTGCACGGCACCGTCGCCAATCCGCTGCATCAGCCGTGA
- a CDS encoding GNAT family N-acetyltransferase — protein MPPTDASTDADTTPTAASHAPAPPAEKAEGAENAEGAENAEHTRSADGADSADFQDTLDLRLPDELLALIAEQDGGHRLAPDPTAPTEHDLLDDVGEWGPVTTPSGVFQLVPVRVERDLALISRWMNDPAVAAFWELAGPDTVTADHLSPQLDGDGRSVPCLGVLDGAPMSYWEIYRADLDPLARHYPARPHDTGIHLLIGGVADRGRGLGTTLLTAVADLVLDHRPRCARVIAEPDLRNTPSVSAFLGAGFRFFAEVDLPDKRAALMVRDRALRNVLQASHSL, from the coding sequence GTGCCTCCCACCGATGCGAGCACCGACGCCGACACCACTCCCACCGCCGCCTCCCACGCTCCCGCGCCACCCGCGGAGAAGGCGGAGGGCGCTGAGAACGCGGAGGGCGCTGAGAACGCCGAGCACACGCGGAGCGCGGACGGTGCGGACAGCGCCGACTTCCAGGACACCCTGGACCTGCGTCTCCCCGACGAACTGCTCGCGCTCATCGCGGAGCAGGACGGCGGGCACCGACTCGCCCCCGACCCCACGGCTCCGACCGAGCACGACCTGCTCGACGACGTGGGGGAGTGGGGACCGGTCACCACTCCCTCAGGCGTGTTCCAGCTCGTTCCCGTGCGCGTCGAGCGAGACCTGGCACTCATCAGCCGTTGGATGAACGACCCCGCCGTGGCCGCCTTCTGGGAGCTCGCGGGACCCGACACCGTCACCGCGGACCACCTGAGCCCCCAACTCGACGGCGACGGACGCAGCGTGCCCTGCCTCGGCGTCCTCGACGGCGCGCCCATGAGCTACTGGGAGATCTACCGCGCCGACCTCGACCCGCTGGCCCGCCACTACCCCGCCCGCCCGCACGACACCGGAATCCACCTCCTCATCGGTGGCGTCGCCGACCGCGGACGAGGACTCGGCACCACGCTGCTCACAGCCGTCGCCGACCTCGTACTCGATCATCGCCCGCGCTGCGCGCGCGTCATCGCGGAACCCGACCTTCGCAACACCCCCTCCGTCTCCGCTTTCCTGGGCGCGGGATTCCGCTTCTTCGCCGAGGTGGACCTCCCCGACAAGCGGGCCGCGCTCATGGTCCGTGACCGCGCCCTGCGCAACGTACTCCAGGCCAGTCACTCTCTGTAA
- a CDS encoding IucA/IucC family protein: MNATPASDGSPRPTAGGSCDTQAPRAQERDSIPRQQGGDQETDRPHTPGVDLLEHPDPATAAQAAAVENLLRCWVRENNIAPPSFGALRIPLPASGTVLLVPVHYWSPSGWHRFGLPCLEDAPPHAPGVDAVALAALLSRESAHDEADASGGSAEGTPAPGGDSGELVVRVADSMRRTTDFIADRRRHPADQADPFLAAEQALLLGHPLHPTPKSREGLSDAEAGRYSPELRGSFSLHWIAVAPDVLAHDSAWTEQDRARTAAELTSQLAGPGLPLPAGHAALPVHPWQLRELRERPATAALLDAGLLRDLGPHGEPWFPTSSVRTLYRPGAPAMLKLSLGLRITNSRRENLRKELHRGVEVHRLLGTGLAAQWQSVHPGFDVVRDPAWLAVDGPDGEPVQGLDVMIRANPFRSHDDAACVAGFVSPRPTVDPPGRTDHLAGRTGNPAMSSRLADTVTRLATRTGRSRGAAAAEWFLRYLEHVVRPVLWLDGEAGVALEAHQQNTLLLLDGDGWPVGGRYRDNQGFYFRESRRAELDRRLPGIGTHSDTFVDDDVTDERFAYYLAINNVLGLIGAFGSQGLADEQLLIAAFRRFLGEAAAGPNRQRSTLPGLLLDSPTLRCKANMLTRLQGLDELVGPVDTQSVYVTIANPFHSRRT, translated from the coding sequence TTGAACGCCACCCCCGCATCCGACGGCAGTCCCCGTCCCACCGCCGGCGGATCCTGTGACACGCAAGCCCCGCGCGCCCAGGAGCGCGACTCGATCCCGCGGCAGCAGGGCGGCGACCAGGAGACCGATCGTCCCCACACCCCCGGCGTCGATCTCCTGGAACACCCGGACCCCGCGACTGCCGCCCAGGCCGCAGCGGTCGAGAACCTGCTGCGCTGCTGGGTGCGCGAGAACAACATCGCTCCTCCTTCCTTCGGCGCGCTCCGTATTCCGCTGCCCGCGAGCGGCACCGTCCTCCTCGTCCCGGTCCACTACTGGTCGCCCTCCGGCTGGCACCGCTTCGGCCTGCCCTGCCTGGAGGACGCGCCGCCGCACGCCCCCGGCGTGGACGCCGTCGCGCTCGCCGCCCTCCTGAGCAGGGAATCGGCCCACGACGAGGCCGACGCCTCGGGTGGCTCCGCCGAGGGAACCCCCGCCCCCGGCGGTGACAGCGGTGAACTGGTGGTCCGCGTCGCCGACTCGATGCGCCGCACCACCGACTTCATCGCGGACCGCCGCCGCCACCCCGCGGACCAGGCCGATCCCTTCCTCGCCGCGGAGCAGGCGCTGCTCCTCGGGCACCCGCTGCACCCGACTCCGAAGAGCCGCGAAGGGCTCTCCGACGCCGAAGCGGGCCGCTACTCACCGGAGTTGCGTGGCTCCTTCTCCCTGCACTGGATCGCCGTCGCCCCGGACGTCCTCGCCCACGACTCGGCCTGGACCGAACAAGACCGCGCCCGCACCGCCGCCGAACTCACCTCCCAACTGGCAGGACCGGGGCTCCCACTGCCCGCGGGGCACGCCGCGCTGCCCGTGCACCCATGGCAGCTGCGCGAACTGCGTGAGCGCCCCGCCACCGCCGCCCTTCTGGACGCCGGCCTACTGCGTGACCTGGGCCCGCACGGCGAGCCCTGGTTCCCCACCTCCTCCGTCCGCACGCTGTACCGGCCCGGCGCGCCGGCCATGCTCAAGCTCTCCCTGGGCCTGCGCATCACCAACTCCCGCCGGGAGAACCTCCGCAAGGAACTCCACCGGGGCGTCGAGGTCCACCGGCTCCTCGGCACCGGCCTCGCCGCGCAGTGGCAGTCCGTGCACCCCGGTTTCGACGTCGTCCGCGACCCGGCCTGGCTCGCCGTCGACGGCCCGGACGGCGAACCGGTGCAGGGCCTGGACGTGATGATCCGCGCCAACCCCTTCCGCTCCCACGACGACGCGGCGTGCGTCGCCGGCTTCGTCTCGCCCAGGCCGACCGTCGACCCGCCCGGTCGCACCGACCACCTGGCCGGTCGCACCGGCAACCCGGCCATGAGCTCCCGCCTAGCCGACACCGTGACCCGGCTCGCGACCCGCACCGGACGCTCCCGCGGAGCCGCGGCCGCCGAGTGGTTCCTGCGCTATCTGGAACACGTCGTACGCCCCGTGCTCTGGCTCGACGGCGAAGCCGGCGTCGCCCTGGAAGCCCATCAGCAGAACACCCTCCTGCTCCTGGACGGCGACGGCTGGCCCGTCGGCGGGCGCTACCGGGACAACCAGGGCTTCTACTTCCGCGAGTCCCGCCGCGCCGAACTCGACCGGCGCCTGCCCGGCATCGGCACGCACAGCGACACCTTCGTCGACGACGACGTCACCGACGAGCGATTCGCCTACTACCTCGCCATCAACAACGTCCTCGGCCTGATTGGAGCCTTCGGTTCCCAAGGGCTCGCCGACGAACAGCTGTTGATCGCCGCGTTCCGCCGCTTCCTCGGCGAAGCCGCCGCCGGGCCGAACCGACAGCGCAGCACACTGCCGGGCCTGCTGCTCGACTCGCCCACGCTGCGCTGCAAGGCCAACATGCTCACCCGGCTGCAGGGCCTCGACGAACTCGTCGGTCCCGTCGACACCCAGTCCGTCTATGTCACCATCGCCAACCCCTTTCATTCCCGTCGTACCTGA
- the lexA gene encoding transcriptional repressor LexA: protein MTTTADSATITAQGRAQGRLEPVHAMNDTAMSQEGPKPGRSLPGRPPGIRADSSGLTDRQRRVIEVIRDSVQRRGYPPSMREIGQAVGLSSTSSVAHQLMALERKGFLRRDPHRPRAYEVRGSDQPSAQPTDTAGKPAASYVPLVGRIAAGGPILAEESVEDVFPLPRQLVGDGELFVLKVVGDSMIEAAICDGDWVTVRRQPVAENGDIVAAMLDGEATVKRFKREDGHVWLLPHNSAYQPIPGDEATILGKVVAVLRRV, encoded by the coding sequence GTGACCACGACCGCAGACAGTGCCACCATCACTGCCCAGGGCCGCGCCCAGGGCCGACTCGAGCCGGTGCATGCCATGAATGACACAGCCATGAGCCAGGAGGGCCCCAAGCCGGGGCGCTCCCTGCCCGGCCGGCCGCCAGGAATCCGCGCGGACAGCTCGGGGCTCACGGATCGGCAGCGCCGCGTCATCGAGGTCATCCGGGACTCGGTGCAGCGTCGGGGGTACCCGCCGTCCATGCGGGAGATCGGCCAGGCGGTCGGCCTGTCCAGCACGTCGTCGGTCGCGCACCAGCTGATGGCACTCGAGCGCAAGGGCTTCCTGCGCCGGGATCCGCACCGCCCGCGCGCGTACGAGGTCCGTGGCTCGGACCAGCCCAGCGCGCAGCCCACGGACACCGCGGGAAAGCCCGCGGCTTCGTATGTGCCCCTGGTGGGCCGGATCGCCGCCGGTGGCCCGATCCTCGCCGAGGAGTCGGTCGAGGACGTCTTCCCGCTGCCCCGGCAGCTCGTCGGTGACGGTGAGCTGTTCGTCCTGAAGGTCGTCGGCGACTCGATGATCGAGGCCGCGATCTGTGACGGGGACTGGGTCACGGTCCGCCGCCAGCCCGTCGCGGAGAACGGCGACATCGTCGCCGCGATGCTCGACGGCGAGGCCACCGTCAAGCGCTTCAAGCGGGAGGACGGCCATGTCTGGCTCCTGCCGCACAACTCCGCGTACCAGCCGATTCCCGGTGACGAGGCGACGATCCTCGGCAAGGTAGTGGCCGTTCTGCGGCGCGTGTGA
- a CDS encoding diaminobutyrate--2-oxoglutarate transaminase family protein has protein sequence MPAPYGGGTQQTPVRDTVAHEGILRRQCARESAARTYARALPIVPVRARGLTIEGADGRRYLDCLSGAGTLALGHNHPVVLEAIRKVLDSGAPLHVLDLATPVKDAFTTELFRTLPPGLADRARIQFCGPAGTDAVEAALKLVRTATGRSGLLSFAGAYHGMTAGALEASGGAQDVRVTRLPYPQDYRCPFGIGGPRGAELAARWTESLLDDTKSGVPQPAGMILEPVQGESGVIPAPDAWLRRMRAVTEQRSIPLVVDEVQTGVGRTGAFWAVEHSGVVPDVMVLSKAIGGSLPLAVVVYRDDLDVWPPGAHAGTFRGNQLAMAAGAATLSYVHENALAERAATLGARMLDQLRRLSDEFACVGEVRGRGLMIGVELVDPDGAVPAPDAAELADDPLLAGSAPLPAAPQLAAAVRDACLHRGLIVELGGRHSSVVRLLPPLTITDEQAAAIVDRLADALASVARTRRYES, from the coding sequence GTGCCGGCCCCGTATGGCGGGGGGACACAGCAAACCCCTGTCCGCGACACCGTCGCGCACGAGGGGATCCTGCGCCGTCAGTGCGCGCGGGAGTCCGCGGCGCGCACCTATGCGCGCGCCCTGCCGATCGTGCCCGTACGGGCACGCGGGCTCACCATCGAGGGCGCCGACGGCCGCCGTTACCTGGACTGCCTGTCCGGCGCGGGGACCCTCGCGCTCGGCCACAACCACCCGGTGGTGCTCGAGGCCATCCGCAAGGTGCTCGACTCGGGTGCGCCGCTGCACGTCCTCGACCTGGCCACCCCGGTCAAGGACGCGTTCACCACCGAGCTGTTCCGCACGCTGCCGCCCGGACTGGCCGACCGGGCCCGCATCCAGTTCTGCGGTCCCGCGGGCACCGACGCCGTCGAGGCCGCGCTGAAACTGGTCCGCACCGCCACCGGGCGCTCGGGCCTGCTGTCCTTCGCGGGCGCCTATCACGGCATGACCGCGGGGGCGCTCGAAGCCTCCGGCGGAGCGCAGGACGTCCGCGTCACGCGCCTGCCGTATCCGCAGGACTACCGCTGCCCCTTCGGCATCGGGGGCCCGCGCGGCGCCGAACTCGCCGCCCGCTGGACCGAATCGCTCCTCGACGACACCAAGTCCGGGGTGCCGCAGCCGGCGGGCATGATCCTCGAACCGGTGCAGGGGGAGAGCGGTGTCATCCCCGCCCCCGATGCCTGGCTGCGCCGGATGCGAGCCGTCACCGAGCAGCGCTCGATCCCGCTGGTCGTCGACGAGGTACAGACCGGCGTCGGCCGCACCGGCGCCTTCTGGGCCGTGGAGCACAGCGGTGTCGTGCCCGACGTCATGGTCCTTTCCAAGGCCATCGGAGGCAGCCTGCCGCTCGCCGTGGTCGTCTACCGCGACGACCTCGACGTCTGGCCTCCGGGAGCGCACGCCGGCACGTTCCGCGGCAACCAGCTCGCCATGGCCGCGGGCGCCGCCACCCTCTCGTATGTCCACGAGAACGCCCTCGCCGAGCGTGCCGCCACCCTCGGCGCCCGCATGCTCGACCAACTCCGGCGGCTGTCCGACGAGTTCGCGTGCGTCGGCGAGGTCCGCGGGCGTGGCCTGATGATCGGCGTGGAGCTCGTCGACCCGGACGGAGCCGTCCCCGCTCCTGACGCTGCGGAACTCGCCGACGACCCGCTGCTCGCCGGGTCCGCCCCGCTCCCGGCCGCGCCCCAACTCGCCGCCGCCGTCCGTGACGCCTGCCTCCACCGCGGCCTGATCGTCGAACTCGGCGGTCGTCATTCCAGCGTCGTACGCCTGCTTCCTCCCCTGACCATCACCGACGAGCAGGCCGCGGCCATCGTGGACCGGCTCGCCGACGCTCTGGCGTCCGTCGCCCGTACCCGCCGTTACGAGTCGTAG
- a CDS encoding ATP-dependent DNA helicase encodes MTKPSLPELLHAAVTAVGGTERPGQVTMAETVAEAIDDGSHLLVQAGTGTGKSLGYLVPALAHGERVVVATATLALQRQLVERDLPRTVESLHPLLRRRPNFAMLKGRSNYLCLHRLHEGVPQEEEGGLFDQFEAAAPTSKLGQDLLRMRDWADETETGDRDDLTPGVSDKAWAQVSVSSRECLGASKCAYGQECFAEMSRERAKLADVIVTNHALLAIDAIEGAPVLPQHEVLIVDEAHELVSRVTGVATGELTPGQVNRAVKRAAKLVNEKAADQLQTASEGFERVMELALPGRLEEVPEDLGYALMALRDAARAVITAIGTTRDKSVQDEDAVRKQALAAVENIHDVAERISNGSEWDVVWYERHDRFGASLRVAPMSVSGLLREKLFTDRSVVLTSATLKLGGDFNGVGASMGLAPEGTEGEDLPVWKGVDVGSPFEYRKQGILYVAKHLAKPTRDGTRTDMTDELSELIQAAGGRTLGLFSSMRAAQAAAEELRTRIPEYPILLQGEDTLGELIKAFAADPETCLFGTLSLWQGVDVPGPNCQLVVMDKIPFPRPDDPLMSARQKAVEEAGGNGFMAVAATHSALLMAQGAGRLIRATGDRGVVAVLDPRLATARYGSYLKASMPDFWFTTDRNQVRRSLSSIDAVAKKTASEKADIEKADAEKADAE; translated from the coding sequence ATGACGAAGCCCTCACTCCCCGAGCTCCTGCACGCCGCCGTCACCGCTGTCGGCGGCACGGAGCGCCCTGGCCAGGTGACCATGGCCGAGACCGTCGCCGAGGCGATCGACGACGGTTCCCATCTGCTCGTCCAGGCGGGCACCGGCACAGGTAAGTCCTTGGGCTACCTCGTACCGGCCCTGGCTCACGGGGAGCGCGTCGTCGTGGCGACCGCCACGTTGGCGTTGCAGCGCCAGCTCGTGGAGCGGGACCTGCCGCGCACGGTCGAGTCGCTGCACCCACTGCTGCGGCGCCGCCCCAATTTCGCGATGCTCAAGGGCCGGTCGAACTATCTGTGCCTGCACCGCCTCCACGAGGGCGTACCGCAGGAGGAGGAAGGGGGCCTCTTCGACCAGTTCGAGGCAGCCGCGCCCACCAGCAAGCTGGGTCAGGACCTGCTGCGCATGCGCGACTGGGCGGACGAGACGGAGACGGGCGACCGGGACGACCTCACGCCCGGCGTATCGGACAAGGCCTGGGCGCAGGTCTCGGTCTCCTCGCGCGAGTGCCTGGGAGCGTCGAAGTGCGCGTACGGCCAGGAGTGCTTCGCCGAGATGTCGCGTGAGCGCGCCAAGCTCGCCGATGTCATCGTGACCAACCACGCGCTGCTGGCGATCGACGCCATCGAAGGCGCGCCGGTGCTGCCGCAGCACGAGGTACTGATCGTGGACGAGGCGCACGAACTCGTCTCGCGGGTCACCGGCGTGGCGACGGGGGAGCTGACTCCGGGCCAGGTCAACCGTGCGGTGAAGCGCGCGGCGAAGCTCGTCAACGAGAAGGCGGCGGACCAGCTGCAGACCGCCTCGGAAGGCTTCGAGCGGGTCATGGAGCTGGCCCTGCCCGGCCGTCTCGAGGAAGTCCCCGAGGACCTCGGCTACGCGCTCATGGCCCTGCGCGATGCGGCCCGTGCGGTGATCACCGCAATCGGCACCACGCGCGACAAGTCGGTCCAGGACGAGGACGCCGTCCGCAAGCAGGCCCTCGCCGCCGTGGAGAACATCCACGACGTGGCGGAGCGGATCTCGAACGGCTCGGAGTGGGACGTCGTCTGGTACGAGCGCCACGACCGCTTCGGCGCCTCCCTGCGCGTCGCCCCCATGTCGGTGTCCGGCCTCCTGCGGGAGAAGCTCTTCACCGACCGCTCCGTCGTCCTGACCTCGGCGACTTTGAAGCTCGGCGGCGATTTCAACGGGGTGGGTGCCTCCATGGGCCTCGCCCCCGAAGGCACCGAGGGCGAGGACCTGCCGGTCTGGAAGGGCGTCGACGTCGGATCGCCGTTCGAGTACCGCAAGCAGGGCATCCTCTACGTCGCCAAGCATCTGGCGAAGCCGACGCGTGACGGTACGCGCACGGACATGACGGACGAGCTGAGCGAGCTGATCCAGGCGGCCGGCGGTCGTACGCTCGGCCTCTTCTCGTCGATGCGGGCGGCCCAGGCGGCGGCCGAGGAACTGCGCACGCGGATTCCGGAGTATCCGATCCTGCTGCAGGGCGAGGACACCCTGGGTGAGCTGATCAAGGCCTTCGCGGCGGACCCGGAGACCTGTCTGTTCGGCACGCTGTCGCTGTGGCAGGGCGTGGACGTACCGGGTCCGAACTGCCAGCTGGTCGTGATGGACAAGATCCCGTTCCCGCGGCCGGACGATCCGCTGATGAGCGCGCGCCAGAAGGCGGTCGAGGAAGCGGGTGGCAATGGCTTCATGGCCGTGGCCGCGACACACTCGGCGCTGCTGATGGCGCAGGGCGCGGGCCGCCTCATCCGGGCGACGGGCGATCGCGGCGTGGTCGCGGTCCTGGACCCCCGTCTGGCGACGGCGCGCTACGGCAGCTATCTGAAGGCCTCGATGCCGGACTTCTGGTTCACGACGGACCGGAATCAGGTACGGCGTTCACTCTCGTCGATCGACGCGGTGGCGAAGAAGACAGCCTCGGAGAAGGCCGATATCGAGAAGGCCGATGCGGAGAAGGCGGACGCGGAGTAG